CGCTATGACACTCTGGACAAAGCAACACACACCGACCCACCCCGTTCAGTATGccccccttctcttcacaTATCCTGGCCACTCCACCGCGGTTGGTTTCCGATACCCTGACCAAATAGGCCGCGACGCCACAAGTTGTAAGCCCTCTGGCCCAAGCACCGCTCCACCGTCCAGGCCCCACAGTGTAACTGCTATATGGTTGTTCCCGTTGTAGTTGAGAATTCCCTCGGGCACAGGGAAATCTGTTTGCGGGCCGAGATTATTGACTGAGTGAAATTAGCAAGTACAACATAGGTAAACGTATACTATAGGACATAACAGAGGAGTAGAAAATATTGTGCCACGTACCAAACTTCCCAAATTGAAAGCCATTAACATAGAGCTGGCAGCGATAATTGCGCGTATGTACGACGTTCGTTGAGCCATTAAATGCGAATACAAACCGTAATGGAATGTCGTACCCTTTAGGCAGATTCAGGGGAAAGGATGTAGTGAAGAACCCGACCCCTGGCTTCTCAATCCCTTTCGTAAACGGACTTCGTGTTTCCCATGTATCGCTCGGAGGTTGGGGTAGATGATAGCCCTGTCGTTCGGCGAACATAGCTCCTTCGTTGAGAGGACCACGGATGAGATCGTGATACTGCTCGCCACCAAGGTTTCCCGTCATCTTCCAGCGGAGGTCGGATTGATGCTCATGACCAGAAAGGGAGTAGTCCAAGATGCCGCGAGGGAACTTAATAGCGTCTGTGCCTGGGGCCTCCTCGTCGTACCCCATGTGGTCAATCAAAATACTGATGGTGTAAGGCTTTCCCATAGAGAGGCCCGCGTTGTTAGTAGTGGGAACAAGTGAGATGTTCTGCGCATAAAATGAACTATCGCTGCTCCCTGCCCAAGAATCGAGATAGTTATCATTCAACCAGATGGAATACCCGAAGCCCGCCCCACCCGAGATATTTAGGAAAAGGGAGCTCTCCTGTCCGTTAGCAATAAAGTACCCTCGGTAAAGGAGAGACCCAGTGTGGTAGCCGTAGTCAAGTGCATAAAGTGAGGTTGGAGTAGTGAGGTTCCGAGGGTTGTTGCTCCAGGATTGATTGAGAACTGTCCATGCCTTGTCATCGTACAAGGGATCTATCTCCGGAAGGGAATCGAGATATCTCCATTCGAGGTCGTATAGAGACGGAACGGAAATTGTGGGTGGATGATACGGAACGCTCCCTTGAAGCTTTCCTCTGGATGAAAGTATAGTGTTGAGTGATTGATTATTGAATACTATACCGCGTACTTCTTGTGGTGTGGATATGACTTCAACAGTGGTTGTCGCGTTAACGTCTCCACTCAAAACTAGGTGGTTGTCCTGAATTGATGCACTCCGAACGAGGTACCCTGCTTTCACAATGATGAGATCCTTTGATGGTGAACTATAGTTGCCTATAGGTTCCGCAGCTGGTACTTCCATTACCCAGTAATCGTAGGCATCATTACGCCATAGAAGGTGAAGCTCGAGATCTCCAATTTGGATCACCCTAGGCGTAGCGGTTACTCTCCATTGAATGACCCATGCAGCCTGTTGTTGTTCGATTATGATACCAGAAGTTGGACCGTCGAGAATGACTGGTTCGGATAAGGCCCGCGAGAAGGCAACTTCATGcacttcatcctctcccccaTATAGAACGAGTACCCGGGTTGAGCTAAGAGCGCGTGCCCAAGTCAATACTTCTGCAGAGGAATAGATCATGTTGATGCCACCAACATCATAATCTGTCACATGTAACTTGGAATCACGTCCGTTCAATGATAATGTTGTATTATGTAGCTGTGGGAGAGTGACGTTGCCGATACTGGTCGACACGGTCATTCTGTATCTTGCATTGCCCGTGAACGTGAAATCCGCATGTCTAACGACGTAGAAGTTCGTTTTGGTGCCATTTCCAACCAGTGGAGTGACAGCGATTCGCGGGTTGTCTGTGTACGACCCATTCTGGCCAGTCCCCGGAGTCGCCGTTAGATAGGCCGGCGATactttgaagaagttggctTGCAGTTTCTGTTCGCTGTACTTTTCGCGTGTGAGAGTTCGGTCCTCGGCGATGGAGGCACCGTAGTCATACGAGGTATAACCGCCGTGGTATCCTAGATTTCCCCAATTGGTACCACCATACGTCTGGTGAGAATCAGTATGACTTCGTTAGAAATACAGGGTTGCGAAATCTCACCAtgtagatgttgaagatcttgacACCAAAGCTGTAGTTGTTCTTGTATACCACGCGAGAGGCTTCTTGATTGACCAGCATTGCACACCCTTCCTCCGTGACTCCTCCCCTGATTACAGTTAGATCAGTGATTCTACCGAGAACCATGTTTTAGGGGTACATAAGTATGTACGCTGTAGGACTTACCACCCCCCACCTGACCCTCCTTGAAACTCCATAATTGTAAACGGTGTCGTGGGACTCTGCTCTTCATGCAGGATGTTCCAGTCGTAAGGAAATCTGTACGTTGGCCAAACATCGGGATGTGCACCTTAATGTAATTAGCTTCTCACTTGTTCCAAGAAGTCAACCTAGCAGGAGCATGCACATACAATCATACCGCATTGGGTAAGCATCGATTCCATAGATATCCACCTCACCCAGTCCAGTTCCTGGTGCAAAGTATCCTTCTACTTCATTGTCGTTCATTGCCATGGGTACTTCCACCCCGGCAGCACGTAACTCCTCCGCCATGAACGCCATAACTTCTCGATTCATCTGCGATGGAAATTCCTCCTCTGTCAGTCCTGGCCAGGTAGTATACTCATTCTCCGGCTGGACCATGATAACCGGGCCCCCTCTCGTGATCTGTGCATCGGCAATGATTTTTCCAACTGTCGACATATAGTTCTTGATAGCACCCACATAATCTGGACTCATTGATCGAATGGCCCCTTTGATACGTAGGACCCATCCAGGAATGCCCCCAGCAGAAGTTTCAGCATTGATATATGGACCGGGTCGCGCGATGAGATAGATCCCAGCTTCAGATGCAGCAGCAAAGAACTCATCCAGATTCCAGATATCAGTGTCATTGTTAATACCGTTGTCGCCGACCATAACATTTTCAGGGTTGCCTTCCAAAAGGCCCCAGTCGGTGTAGAAGGAGACGCCATTGAAACCCATGCTTTTGATCTTTTGGAAGACATCGAGCCATAATCCGGGAACAGGGAGGCGGAAAGGGTGGAATTCGCCCGAAAAGATCATGATGCGTTCATCGTTAATCATGAGAGAGTGTTGATCCCAGGTAACCTGTCAGCAGTCATTAGATGCTGTACCTGAATCGTCTAGTGTGGTTTATTGCTCAAGTCTCCGTACCCTAGTTTGAGGGGGCTCCGACCTCTCATTATGGTTAGAATTAACTGCATTTAATTCCCCCTTTAGGGATCCGTCGGCAAATCCACATATCACTACTAGATTAATGAGCAAGAGTAGTGAGCAGGAACGCAGGAAGCGCAACTGTAACCACATTTCTGTTTCTAAGGCGTGAGTAAGAACATCTAAAGTATAAAATGATGACACATAAGGTTCTAATGATGAATGAGATCGCCCAGTCCTCAGAAGAATGGATAGTAAACCGGCGCAAAGATATTAAGACACCAGGAAGAGGATTGTAGTTTGTCTTTCAGACGCGCAAAATTCACTGATAACACCATTATAAAGAGTATCTAGCCCTTATGGTACATGCGGCTAAATGAAGGATGAGGGACAAATTACACGGGCCCTGCTTGCCTTGCTTCAAACAATAAACAAGCATAATTGGGGTTCCCGCTCGAAGTCGCTTGGAGACTGGTGGAGAAACTTGTACCAGCGCATGATATATCTTGGTTCTAGACTTTACTAACTATGCATTATGATCTAAAGAGACACTAATTCAGGCTGAATCCTGGTACATGCGGGGTTAAGTATCCCACTGACGATCTCGGAGATTTCTCCGAGATCGTGGGGTAGGCCTGGAATCTCTCTTATTTTGACTCAGCCTGAGCTCGAGAGTTCTTGAGGACAGGACAgtattactagtatactCGTCCTATGTCAAGTTCAAGTTACCATGAACCCTCATAGAAAGATCACTAGGGTTGTGGCAAGAAGCGATTTATGAAGACTAAGACAAGAGAGCTAGAACATGAAAAATGTGATGGAGCTGTGACCATGAGCAACTAAGTCGCAGGATTATATCTGAGCCCATATACCCGGCAGTTTTCGAGAACGGTCTCGAGAGTATTGCGCTAGGTGGAGATGCGGAAGACTTCGAAGGCATTTATATCACATGAACGTGCCTAAACCGTTACCCAAGATCGCGGCTACAGGGCCTCGAATGGTTCCTCTAACTAAAGACTGCCAGGTGGGCGAGAAATTACTTCAGATCAGGGTTGCGCTTCAGTCAGGAGCTTATAGCAGTTGTTATAGAGACAATGACCTGGTTCTTGGGTCTTTCACAGCACCGTAACAATCCACACGGGCAAGactaactatatatagctttcTTACTCCGGTGATGGGCTAAAAAGACTGTGAAACAGAACTTAACAAAAAGTTGGGTTGCTTCCAAGATGCTGGAACGACCTTTCTCGACAGCAACAGTAATAGCTAGTCAACGAGTAGGGCACAACGTTGTTTTCCGAGTACTTTTCCCATTGAGAGGTCCACCGAGCTTGTACACCTAAGACTGGGATTGTGCAAGTACTGCGGTGAGATTGAATAACTATAGCATCAATAGTTGGGGCTACTGGTTAGAGTAGAGGAAATGTTCCGTGGGCAGAATGATATTTCCGTGGATATTGTTGTACCCGTCAGGTGACACACTCTCAGTACCTTTCCATGTCTTCGGTTCTTTTGTACAGCTATCGCCATAGCACAGCACTTTACAATCGAAATGGCATAGTATGGTCAATGTGGTATACGTGAGGTATCCTCGAAATTCTATGTTTACCCCTTAGCCTCTTTGCGATGAAAGAAGACGAATATATTTCAATTAATTGTGGAGAATCAAATTAATCGGAGTTGAATCCCATATATTGCTTGAATGGGCTACCATAATGCATCTTGTGATATTGTGATAGGTGAGAAGTTAATTCATAGGATAAATGCACACCGCATGCATGTCGATTACTAACTGATAGACCAGGTATACCATAGAAGTTATTAAACAACGAGAAAGGTCGAATGTAAGCTGGCCTGTCTTTTCAAATAAGGTTATGCAGTCATATGCTAGCGATACGAGAATTCATGTAATATGTATAGAACTGCAACTCATGTTACTGAAAACTCCATTTAAGCTCATGCCACAGTTCTGGACCACTCACCCTCCACCGGGGACCTCGTTTTCATATTCTCGTCTTGGCGACCCCCGAGTCTAGTTCTAGTTGTCCTCTTGTTTATGATGTACCTTGTTCGTATTCCGGATGGTTCAATATACGCCATGCTGGCGGCCACGTCCTTTTTTCATGTAAGACGATGTTGTCTTCTGATCTTTTGTCCTGATACTAGCATTCTTGACGAACCTCCCCATGAGCTGTAACTATAGTGGACCTTTCTAGACCACGAAGAAGCATGGATACAGATAGGCTGAGTATGCTAATCGGCCATCATGCGCAGTCTACAGACATCCATTGATTAACGGTTCGGTTTCATGTTTGGTCTGCACAGTATCAGCAGTGTTTCTCGCTGTCTATATATCTCGTGTCTCTCACGAATAAACAATTCGTTTTACCCAAGCAAACTCAGCTTTTATTTTAAGGTAACCCGAGCTTTTCCTTCCATCTCCATTCTAGTAGTTGTAATTGAACAACAAGAACCACCGCTATCATGGGTGGGACACCTCAAATTCCAGTCGGAGACACTCTTATCTGGCGAGCCTATGGTCAATTCATCAAATGATTGTTGCTCAGTCCCAGCGATCCCAAAGAAGGCTTGGACTATGTTTATGTGTGTCCTCCCACCGAGCATGGGCTCCGTGCGGGACGTCCCATTCCGGACGCAGTGACCAACTCGAACGTTTATTCCGTTGCCAACTCCTTACAGAGGGTTGATTCTCCTCTGTTTACGATTCACACGGACCTAAGTTACTTCGAGTCCCTTGATAAGTATGCAATGGTAGCCACCTAAGCTTAAGAGTGACATACTGAACATAACAGTTATCTGAAGGCCGTGACAGTCAAGACTATCACCCAGGAACAGAAGGCTGAGATCAGACAAGCGATCAAAGAGCAGATAGAAGCCGAGGAACAGAGAAATATCGCAAAGGCTTCCGCTCTAGTAGCCTGGAAGAATGATCCCGACGCTCAGGCCAACCATAGAACTTTTCAAGATTGGGCTATTGACAATGCTGATTCTTActtggagctggaagagcaaTTTATCCTGACTTCAGGCCAAGTAGATCTTCTTCAGAGTAAGTACTATGGAGCATTGGCAGGAACGCTCCGGGAGAAGCTGGAAAACTTGGCAGCGGATACGAAGTACAGTGACCCAGGGTAGGCCACATACATGCATTTTTTGTTATTCCATAGACTAACCCGCTTTCAGGTATAATATGCCATGCTTCATTCGCGACTACGCCATTGACGAGGCGGCCATCGATGCAGATCGCAGAGTGGAAGACATAGATGGGCGGGATCTTGTTTATCAGCCCCTTTACACCATTGACGGGTAGGAATCGTCCTGCGACTCTTGGATCAAAGGAACTGCTGGAGACGGTACGATTGTCAAAATGGACCTTACCTCAACCAGATACGATGACTGGAAAGAGCTTGGACATTCCAAAAACATCTCTAGGCGGGCAAAcaagttctttttcttcttcagcaagtCAAGCAGTACTAGTACCGCTGAAACACACCTTAACTTTAACGGGAGTGAGTGGAAACAGCCCGGCAGACAAAGATCACGTCGTATATGGCTGGGCCTGCACAGGTGTTCAACATCACACCTGGCTTATGGTAAGCTATTCTGTTCGGTCTATTCATTATAGCCCAAATATGACTTTTCCTAAGGTGACAGTGGTGTCCGGAGGACATTTCCTAACCTACTTAAGGGTGAAAATGACACTTCACTTGGTCTAGTCCGCGTCTCCAAGATTCTCGTCGGTTACGAAGTGTCGCTGAAGATTCGTTTCGCTGAATCTCTTAAGACTCAGGTAAGAAACATGGTGAGCCAGGCCCAATCGGAATCAAATGGCGGACTTCGGATTTTTGGATTCCAATTTGGCCCTGACCAAGCGTCTGGTACATCTTTTACGAGAGATGTGAACTCCATCAAATACAACGAAACTACTAATGAGATTTCACTTCCTGCAAGCCCTCGAGGTTG
The sequence above is a segment of the Aspergillus flavus chromosome 4, complete sequence genome. Coding sequences within it:
- a CDS encoding putative beta-galactosidase, producing MWLQLRFLRSCSLLLLINLVVICGFADGSLKGELNAVNSNHNERSEPPQTRVTWDQHSLMINDERIMIFSGEFHPFRLPVPGLWLDVFQKIKSMGFNGVSFYTDWGLLEGNPENVMVGDNGINNDTDIWNLDEFFAAASEAGIYLIARPGPYINAETSAGGIPGWVLRIKGAIRSMSPDYVGAIKNYMSTVGKIIADAQITRGGPVIMVQPENEYTTWPGLTEEEFPSQMNREVMAFMAEELRAAGVEVPMAMNDNEVEGYFAPGTGLGEVDIYGIDAYPMRYDCAHPDVWPTYRFPYDWNILHEEQSPTTPFTIMEFQGGSGGGWGGVTEEGCAMLVNQEASRVVYKNNYSFGVKIFNIYMTYGGTNWGNLGYHGGYTSYDYGASIAEDRTLTREKYSEQKLQANFFKVSPAYLTATPGTGQNGSYTDNPRIAVTPLVGNGTKTNFYVVRHADFTFTGNARYRMTVSTSIGNVTLPQLHNTTLSLNGRDSKLHVTDYDVGGINMIYSSAEVLTWARALSSTRVLVLYGGEDEVHEVAFSRALSEPVILDGPTSGIIIEQQQAAWVIQWRVTATPRVIQIGDLELHLLWRNDAYDYWVMEVPAAEPIGNYSSPSKDLIIVKAGYLVRSASIQDNHLVLSGDVNATTTVEVISTPQEVRGIVFNNQSLNTILSSRGKLQGSVPYHPPTISVPSLYDLEWRYLDSLPEIDPLYDDKAWTVLNQSWSNNPRNLTTPTSLYALDYGYHTGSLLYRGYFIANGQESSLFLNISGGAGFGYSIWLNDNYLDSWAGSSDSSFYAQNISLVPTTNNAGLSMGKPYTISILIDHMGYDEEAPGTDAIKFPRGILDYSLSGHEHQSDLRWKMTGNLGGEQYHDLIRGPLNEGAMFAERQGYHLPQPPSDTWETRSPFTKGIEKPGVGFFTTSFPLNLPKGYDIPLRFVFAFNGSTNVVHTRNYRCQLYVNGFQFGKFVNNLGPQTDFPVPEGILNYNGNNHIAVTLWGLDGGAVLGPEGLQLVASRPIWSGYRKPTAVEWPGYVKRRGAY